The Aminipila terrae nucleotide sequence TATGTCAATTAAGGAAAATATCAGAGAAATAAATGAGATTAAAAATGAGGCAGCTGCAAAAGCAGGTAGAAATGGAGATGATATTCTTCTTGTTGCGGTAACAAAAACCAGACCTTATGAAGATCTTAATGAAGCCATTGATGCAGGAATTACGGATATCGGTGAGAACAAGGTTCAGGAAATCATGGACAAGTATGATTTTGTTAAACCTGTAAGATGGCATTTAATAGGTCATCTGCAGACAAACAAAGTAAAATATATTATTGATAAAGTATCCATGATTCATTCCGTTGATTCCATAAAGCTTGCCGAGGAAATCAATAAAAGGGCAGCACAGCATAACTTAACAATGGACATACTTATTCAGGTAAATGCAGCGCAGGAAGAAAGTAAATTTGGTATAACAACCGATGAAACGGAAAATATGATTCATTATATTCTGAAAAACTGTCCAAATATAAACATAAGAGGCTTGATGTGCATAGCACCGTTTGAAGATAATCCTGAGGATGTAAGGATTTTCTTCGCTCAGGTAAAAGAGCAATACGACAGGTTCTCAAAAATACAGCATGAACGATTAGATTTTAAGTATTTATCCATGGGAATGTCACATGATTTTGAAGTTGCTATTGCAGAAGGTTCAAACCTTATCAGAGTAGGAACTGCGATTTTTGGGGCAAGAAACTACAATAAAACCGTATAGGAGGTTAATATGGGACTTTTTGGAATGTTTAAAGATTTAGTAGGTATAGAAGATGTGGATGACGACATTCAAGAAGAAGAAATTCAGGCTGCAGCTGCAGAGCTTGAAAGAAAATCTGTAGAAACAAGGAATTCATTTACAACACCAAGACCGGAAATAAGGGAACCTAAAGTGGTACCAATGCAAAGTAAACCAATGACAGCGAACACTGTTCCGTTTAAAATGGTAGTTATTGAACCTAAGGGTTTTGACGAATGCCCTAAATTAGTAGATAACTTAAAAGCAAAGAAACCGATTATAATAAATCTTGAAAAAATAGAATCAGATACTGCAAGAAAGATTTTCGACTTTTTAAGTGGTGCTACATATGCTGTAAATGGTAATGTACAGAAAATTGCCAATAACATCTTTGTTTTTGCCCCTGAAAATGTAGACATTTCAGCTAATGTTGACCATAAGGGTATAGATTTTAGTGGAAACGTAAAAAGCCCCTGGAGGTAATAGAATATGAAATTTTTATTAATTAATGCAGTTGGTTGGTTTTGTGATATCCTGATATTTCTGCTTTTAGCCAGAGCTGTTTTAAGCTGGTTTGTTATGGGACAATATAATAACCTGTATAGAGTTTACGAGATTATTTGCAATATCACAGAACCCATTGTTGCTCCGTGCAGAAGACTTTCTATGAGATTAAATACAGGGATGCTGGATTTATCCGTGTTTTTTGCATTTTTTCTTGTATCTATTGTCAGAAAAATCATTATTACAATACTGATAATCATTATGTAGGGTAGTACTAATATAAAATTTGGGAAGGACTTAAAATATGATTACTCCATTAGATATACAAAATAAAGAATTTTCAAAAGGTGTCAGAGGATATAAAGAAGAAGAAGTAGATAGCTTCTTAGATATACTGACCATTGATCTTGAAAAGATAATCGGCGAAAATGCAGCCCTTAAGGAAGAAGTAAAGCACCTGGGGGAAGAACTTGAAAAATACAGAGGTTCAGAAACGGCCGTAGTGGAAACCCTGGAAGCTGCAAAAGCCTTGATGCGGGATATTGCTGTCAGTTCAGAGAAAAGAGCTGAGATTTTGTTAAAAAATGCAGAACTGGATGCACAGCTGATTACCAGAGAAGCAAAAGAATCTGTAGAAAGACTGACGGAAGAGAGTGCTAACCTGAGAAACAGATTTGTAACTTTTAAATCAAAATATAAGAATCTCTTGGAATCTGAGCTGGAAAGATTTGATGCACTGAGCAATGAGATTTTTACAGAATTCGGTGATTTAGGAGTTAGAACTAACCCTTCACAGAAAAACAGTGTCCAGGAAGCAAAAAATGAAAATGCAGAACATAGCACCAAGATTATTTCAGAGATTGAATCTGGCGTAGATGATTTAAAAAAGACAATGATAAATTTAAGAGTAGGAGATGGGGCACATTAATTGCCACATAAAATTTTATATGTACTATATTGTAATTATTGCGGCTGTAATGCTGGATCAGCTGGTTAAATATATAATCAGGGTTAATATGGATTTATATGAGACGATTCCTATTATTAATGGTGTATTTCATATAACTTATATACAAAATACAGGGGCAGCATTCAGCATGTTCAGTGGACATACAGGGATACTTGCGCTTATAACAGTTATTATTACTATAGGTATACTGGTTTATTTGTTTAAACTCAGAAGAGGCGGCCATCGGATGCTGATGCTGTCATTATCTCTGATTGCGGCAGGTGGCCTGGGTAATATTGTAGACCGGGTAATGTTAAAGTATGTGGTAGATTTTTTTGATCTAAGAATCTGGCCTATTTTTAATCTGGCTGATGTTTATGTGTGTTGCGGCTGTGGGCTTTTAGTGATTTATATATTTTTTATAGAACCAAAATTAAATGCACAAAGGGACATATAAGATGTGTGAAGAAAATTCATTTGAAATAATAATTAATGAAACATTAGAAGGGACCAGAATTGATTTGGCCCTTTCTTTGGCATATAAAGAAAAATCCAGAAGCTTTTTTCAAAAACTTCTGGAATCCGGAAATGTAGAAATAAATGGACAGATAAATGACTCCAAGAAATACAAAGTAAAATCTGGAGATGTTATTCGTGCTATAATTCCTGAGCCTCGATTACTTACGGTTGAACCGGAAAATATACCTTTAGATATTTTTTATGAAGATCAGGATGTATTGGTAGTGAATAAACCTAAGGGCATGGTGGTCCATCCAGCTAATGGAAATGAATCAGGAACCCTGGTAAACGCTGTCATGTACCATTGCGGGGATAGCCTCTCTTCCATAAACGGAGTCATCAGACCGGGAATTGTGCATAGAATAGATAAGGATACCAGTGGGCTTCTGATGATAGCAAAGAATGACCGGGCACATAACTGCCTGGCGGAACAGCTGGCAGAACATAGTATAACAAGAGCTTATCGGGCAATTGTATATCATAATTTCTCAGAGGATGAAGGAATGGTAAACAAACCCATAGGGAGAGATCCCCATGACAGACTGCGGCAGGCAGTTACTGACATTAACAGTAAACGTGCGGTTACTCATTACAGGGTACTGGAAAGGTTTGGAGCATTTACGCTGATTGAAGCACGGTTGGAAACTGGGAGAACTCATCAGATAAGAGTTCATATGGCATATATAAAACATCCTCTTTTAGGTGATATGGTTTATGGACCTAGGAAAAAAGTCCTGGGGGTAGACACTCAGATGCTTCATGCTAAAATTCTGGGATTTAAGCATCCCACTACAGGTGAGTATATGGAATTTGAAAGCCCTTTGCCAGAGGAATTTGAAACAGTATTAAGAAAGTTAAGGAAGGAATAAGATGGAAAAAGTTTCATTTAAACCGGGAACAATGCTGAATCCAGTACCGGTGGTCATGGTTTCCTGTGGTGCAGATTCTTCACAGCACAATATCATTACCATCGCGTGGACTGGTATAATAAATTCAGAACCGCCAATGACCTACGTATCTGTAAGAAAGTCAAGATATTCCCATGCGATTATAAAAGAAACCGGAGAATTTGTCATTAATTTATGCGACGAAAAACTGGCTTTTGCTACGGATTACTGTGGCGTCAAATCTGGAAGAGATGTAAATAAATTTAAGGAACAGAAACTTACTCCTGTAAAAGCGGAAATAGTTAACTGCCCCATGATTGGGGAATCTCCAGTAAATTTGGAATGCAAAGTTACTCAGGTGTTAGAACTTCCTACTCATGATATGTTTATAGCAGAAATTGTTAAAGTTCATGCAGATAAAGGGATTATTAATGATAAAGGAAAGATTCAATTAGAGAAGGCAGATTTAATCTGCTACAATCATGGGGAATATTTTGGGATAAAGCGAAAACCTATTGGTAAATTCGGTTATTCCATTATGAAATCAAAAACCAGAAGACGCATTCACAAAGAGAAACTGGAGGAACGAAAAAAAGTCAAGGACGGTAAAAACAAAAAATACCGGAGCTAGTTCATTGTGCCATAGGGACAATTGGAGAGAAAATTTCCGCTTGTCAAGAGAAAATTTTAACTGAATATAAGTTTTTAAGTGTAAAAATGGGTCTTTTAAGTGTAGAAGCCCATTTTTTCTTATTTTGTGATATTATTTAGACAAAAGGGTGCCAATTTATTTTTTGTACAAGGAGGGAAAGAGATATGAAAAATCAAAGGCAGGAGGACCTTCCTCTTTCTGCCCCAAATTCAGAGGGGAATGTTTGGCCAAAACAGGTTTGTCCAGTTTTTGAGCCGAGGGTGGATACGCCGGAGGAAGTTAGGCAGTGCTGGTATTGTCGATTCGCCGATTTTCATTTAGACAAGCCTCGCTCATTGGATGTGGGTGTATGCTACTGGCCCAGAAAGATAATAAAATGATTTATGGAAAAATACTTCTAAAAAATCAATAGAAGTAGCATTAGAAGTAAAAGGCAGAGAGGGAATACTCCCTGTCTGCCTTTACATGCCGCCTATATTCACCACAGTTTAAGAAATATTTCTAGGACTCCCTGGAGAAATAGTCTGGCGTTTTTATGTAAATAAAGCGCAAATAATTTTCGAATATTGGGATTAAAAATAGTGGCGTCATTATAACTGAAATTTTTATGTTGTATTTAATTAAATAAAATGATTAATCATTTGTTTCATATTTTAGCCGAACTGATATAGCCAATGCAATCTTCGCAAATATATCCCCCATATAAGCAATATTATTGTAGCTTTTGCCACAAATGGTGCATTTGTTTTTAGTGTTTTCTTTCATCATCTCTAAACTTCCTTTCCATTTAAAACTTAGGTACACTTTTAATGGATAATTTAATATTAAAATTAGCTTTATTTACATTATCAGTGTAATTTACTCATAACAAAATATCAAGAAAAAAGTAGTTAAATGTAATAAATAGTACCAAAAATGTAATATTTTGGACAAAGCGAGCTGCTTAGTCTAAAAATGACTTTATCAATTGTTTGCTGTCATAACTTGATTTAATATAGAAATTTGTGTATTATTAATTCTTAGATAGATGTTGATGAACTTTAGGAGAGTAAACAGATGAAACGTTTTTTAATATTATTAATGATAACAGTTTTGTTGGGAACCACTGCATGTATGAATGTCTATGCAGACACTAAATATAATCAGAGTGCCGCGGAAAATATAGTAACCAGAATTGACGAATACGTTGAACCGTATCTTGGAACCGATACTCTGAACAATTATGATAACGGAAGAGCTATCCAGTGTCATGCTTTTACAAATTATGTATGGCGTAATGTGTTCGGCTATGATGTATATAGCAGTAAATGCCACAGGACTGAGGCTAGTAATGATTACGATAAGCTGGGAGAATACATAAACAATTATGCAAGACCGGGAGATATGCTCAGAGTGGACGGTAAGCACTCCATGGTAATAACAAGTTTTGATGAAGATACCGTAAGTGGTTATGACTGGCTTTATAATAAGAAAGAACGAAAATGTACATATACCTGGCAGGGCGTTAAAGACTGGGGGGATGGTACGCAGAAATACTGGCTGTATCAGATTGATGACAGTGTATATAACCTGTTTGAAGACTCCGGATATAAAGTGGACAAGCTATTTGGACCAAAACCTGGTGAAAAAATGGATTCATCTGATTCTGGCAGTTCTAAGGATTCAGATACAGGGCAGGATGTACAACAGCCAGATCGAGGTGATGTAAATAGGAATAATTATGGAAAAATTATTGTTCAGATAAATAATCCAGTGATGACTGCAAACGGCACATACCAGAACATAGATTCCCTAGGGACAGTGCCTGTTATTGTAAATGAGCGGACTCTTTTGCCAGTCAGGGCCATTGTGGAAGCTATGGGCGGAACCGTAGGCTGGAATAACGATACAAGAACAGTCAGCTTAAAATATAAGAATACAAATATGGAAATGACCATTGACAGTACCACCATGAAAGTCAATGGAAAGCAAGTCAAAATGGATGTTGCACCAATGATAATAAATGATAGAACACTTCTCCCTATTAGATACATTACGGAAAATATGGGGGGAAGGTTGAATGGTTTGATACCATTCAAGCCGTAGCTATAACCTATGAGATGTAAAAAAAGACCTGTCAGATTTTGAACTGACAGGCCTTTTTTATTGAAATGATGACTGGTCCTGAGGAAGAGCGGGATTTACATATACAGTCCGGTTATTAGTGAATATCACCATACCAGGTTTTGCACCTGCCAGTTTTTTTACATATTTAACCTGTACATAATCCACTGGAACATTTTCTGAATCCTTACCCTTACTGTGATAAGCGGCAATAGCAGCAGCTTCAAAAATAGCTGATTCCGAGATTTCTCTGCCATCTGTAAAAAGTATTACATGGGAACCGGGGATGTCTTTTGTATGAAACCACACATCTTTGGAAGAGGCCATTTTAAAAGTAAGATAATCGTTTTCCTTGTTATTTCGTCCAACCAGAATTCTAAAACCTTCACTTGTGGAATATGGACGAGGAGCTGGTTTAGATTTTGCAGGTTTTCCATATATTTTACGCTTTTTTAAATAACCTGCTTCCACCAGTTCATTTCTGATTTCTTCTATTTCTTCAACAGAATCGGCATTTCCAATAAAAACAGAAATGGATTCCAAATAATCAATATCGATAGTGGTTTCATCCAGTTGTATTGCTTTCTCTTTTATAGCTGTTTTAGATTTACCATATTTTTTAAAATAATTTTGTGCGTTCTTAGAAGGAGAAATTTTTTTATCTAAAGGGATGGTTATTTCGTTGCCATTATAATAGTTTATTAGGGTGACTTTGCTGTCACCTGTATTAAACAGATGAAGGTTGGCCGTAAGCAGTTCACCAAATAACCTGTATTCCTCTGAATTTTCAGCTTTCAGAAGATCTTCTGAAAGGCGTTGCTTTTTTAAATATAATTTATCCAGATTATTTTTTACAGCTTTTTCTAAATCAGTACTCTTCTGTCTGATTCGATTGGAAGAAGTCCTGTGAGAGTAAAAGAATTCAATGGCACTGGATATTTCACAGAAATTTTCTGTTTCATAAATTCCTTCTAATGACATAATTGGAATCGCATGAAATTCAACAGGAATATGATTTTTATCAAGATAAACCACTGGAGATAAATTTCCATTCAACAAATTTCCGGTAAGCTGTGATAAGTTTTGGTATACCGTCTTTGAAGTCTGTCTGGCTTCTTCTATGTTATATGGAATTTCAGATGAAATTTCCAAACCCTGTGTAAGCTGTTCTGCTATGATGGGACTTATACCCTGTATACCGTTAAGCAATGATTTAGCCAGTTTGCCTGGTGTGCACTGACAAAGCCGTTCTATCTCTTCCAGCGTGATCTGACTGAAAGGAATTTTGTCCTGTGAAGGTGGATATTCATAAAGTTTCCCAGGAAGAATCTGCCTGATTCTGTTGACATCAATAGAGATTCGTTTAATACTGTCTATAATTTTGTTGCTTTCTACATCTACAAGGATAATGTTACTATGCTTACCCATTATTTCTATAATAAGTTTTTTGTTTACATTGAAACCAAGTTCGTTAACGGTCTCAAAGGGTATTTCTACAATTCTTTCACAATCCTTCTGAGTAATTTCAGTGATACGTCCTCCCTGAATGTGTTTACGTAATAGCATACAGAAAGTCATTGGAGCTGGTGGATTGGGAACGGATTCTGTAATCAGATTAATCCGGGCATTACTGCTGTTACAAGAAAGATACAGTTTAAAATTTCCTTCTTTTGAATGAATATGAAAGACTAGTTCATCGTTTTCCGGCTGGTATACTTTTTCCAGTTTACCCCCCGAAAGTTTTTTATTCAATTCATGGGTTACCGCATGAACTGCTATGCCGTCAAAAGCCATATGAATACCTCGTTTTCTTATTTATGAAGCAATATTGCATATTAATATAGTTTTTTATTTTCTAAATATTGTTTAGCAATACGGCCTGTTTTATTGTATAATTAATACCAGTGGACTGTCTAAAGAATTACTGGCTCACTAATGTAGTATAAAGTATACATGCGGATAAATCAACTGAGGAGAAGAATGCCCATGATAAAAAGTATGACAGGCTTCGGCAGAAGCGAATATAGTGATGGAAAAAGGAACATAATCGTAGAAATAAAATCTGTAAATCACAGATATGGTGACATAAATATTAAAATGCCCAGACGTTATTCTTTCGCAGAGGATAAGGTAAAGAATACTGTAAAAGATATTGCAAGGCGTGGAAAAATAGATGTATCTATTATTGTGGAGAATGTTACAGAGGATGATACTACTGTTAAATTGAACAGTATGGTAGCCAGACAGTATTATGATAATTTAAAGGCTTTACAGTCAGAGTTTAACTTAAGCGGTGACATTACACTTCAGTTCCTGGCCACATTGCCAGATGTAATGAAGTCTGTGCCTGATGTGGAAGATGAAGAGGAAATTTGTAAAAGTCTTTTGGTACCAGTCAAAGCAGCAGCTCAGAAGTTAGATGAAATGCGTATTGTTGAGGGAAGTAAGCTGGCTGAAGATTTAATTATGAGGGGCGGACTGATCAGAGATCTGGTTAAGAGTATTGAAGACCGGTCTCCACAGGTTACCGTGGCATATACAGAAAAGCTAAGAGAAAGAATTAAAGAACTAATCGGGAACAATGTGATAATTCCCGAAGACAGGATTTTAGTTGAAGCAGCAATATTTGCAGATAAGTGCAGCATTACAGAAGAACTGGTAAGACTGGACAGCCATACGATACAACTTTCCAGTATTATCACAAAAAGTAATCAGCCAGATGGAAAGAAACTGGACTTCCTGGTGCAGGAAATGAACCGGGAGGCTAACACCATAGGTTCTAAAGCCAATGATATAGAAATTACGAATCTCATGCTGGAGATAAAAAGTGAAATAGAAAAAATCAGAGAACAGGTACAAAATATAGAGTAATTCCATTATTCATATTGAATATAAGACTTGTTTATGTTATAATATTCATTCCAATATAAATGATAAGGAAGGAAGCTAAATGGATAAAGGACGATTATTTGTTGTTTCCGGGCCATCTGGAGCAGGAAAAGGTACTATATGCCAAAAACTAGTGGAAGACACAAATATTGAACTGTCTGTGTCCATGACCACCAGAAATCCCAGATCTTTTGAAAAAGATGGTATAAACTACTATTTTGTTACGAAAGAAGAGTTTCAAAAAACAATAGCAGAGGATGGACTGTTGGAGTATGCAGAAGTTTATGGCAACTACTATGGGACACCGAAAGAAATGGTTATGCAGAAATTGAATGAAGGCAAAGATGTTATACTGGAGATTGATATTCAGGGTGCAATGAACGTAAAACAAGCATATCCAAAAGGAGTATTTATCTTTATTTTGCCTCCATCCATGGCAGAACTTCGTAAGAGGATTACAGGGAGGGGTTCTGAAACAGAGGATGCAATAAATATGAGATTAGGAGAGACCTTAAAGGAAGTTTCCTATATAGATAAGTATGATTATTGTGTTGTTAATGGAGAACTTTCGGAGGCGGTAGAGAGAGTCAGAGCGATTGTTAAGGCTGAACATTCCAGAGTTTCTGAAAGTATACTTCACTTGATAAAAAAGTATGAGGAGGAGATATAAATGTTATATCCATCAATTAATGAAATAAGAAAGAAAGCTGACAGCAGATATACGCTGGTGATTTTAGCAGCAAAGAGAGCCAGGGACATTATTGACGGTAAGCCAAAACTTACACAGGCTCTTACGGAAAAGCCCGTATCCATTGCGGCAAATGAAATTGCAGAGGATTTGATTACTTATACTAGAAATAATTAATTTAAAGCGAGTTTTACTCGCTTTTTTCTTTTGTCCTGTAAATAAATCTATAAAGCATATTAATTTAACCAGCTCTCCTGATTAAAATAAAGGAGTGTTTATGGAGGACCGTTTTATTGTTTTAAAATTTAAGGGCGAAGTCAGAAAGATCATTCCTCAGGAAATTGTTTTTGTTGAACAGAATTTGAGAAAAGTTTTGTTTCATTTGAATTCTGAGGTTTGTGGTACCTACGGAAAAATTGAAAATTATGTAGAGCATTTACCACGAGAATTTTACCAATGTAATAAAAGCTATGTGATTAATCTTGATAAGGTAGTTAAGATGGGAAATCAGGTTATATATTTTTCAGATGGAAAAGATATAAGAATAGGAAGACAGAGTTTTCATGGGGCAAAAAAAGCATTTTTAAAGTTTGCATCACAGTCTGAATCATAAGATATTACAAATAAGTTTTGGCTTGGAGAGCAGGCGGAATTAATATACTGCAACAAAAAACTTTATATTTAGTAAAGTTTTTTGTTGCAAATACTGTGTTTTTATAGTATAGTATTTGATGGTTATTTGTGTAAACAACATTGTCACAATAAAGTTTGCATAAACCAATAAAATTTTATTATTTTGCACACCGGATGACTTGAAAACAGGTGCCGTAATGGTTGTTTCCAAGGTAAATCCCGGTGGAAGTAAAACCAGGAGGAAAAAACAATGGCAGTAATTTCAATGAAACAATTACTAGAAGCAGGTGTACATTTTGGGCACCAGACAAGAAGATGGAACCCTAAGATGGCTCCTTACATTTTTACAGAAAGAAACGGAATCTATATTATTGACCTTCAGAAGACAGTAAGAAAAATCGATGAAGCTTATGAATTTATGAAGGAAGTAGGAGCATCCGGAAAGCCCGTTTTATTTGTAGGAACAAAAAAACAGGCACAGGCTGCAATTGCTGATGAAGCAAAGAGATGCGGCATGTATTTCGTAAACGAAAGATGGCTTGGCGGAATGCTTACAAACCACAAAACAATTGCTGGAAGAATTAAGAGATTATATGAAATTCAGGAAATGGAAACTAATGGAACTTTTGAAAAGCTTTCAAAGAAGGAAGTTGGTAAGCTTAAGCTTGAATTAGAAAAACTTGAAAAGTTCTTAGGCGGTATCAAGGAAATGAAGGGGATGCCTGGCGCATTATTCATCGTTGACCCTAAGAAGGAAAGAATTGCAGTTAAAGAAGCAAGAATTCTTGGAATTCCTATCATCGGTATTGTAGATACAAACTGCGATCCAGACGATGTTGACTATATTATCCCTGCAAATGATGATGCTATCAGAGCTGTAAAGCTGATCGCAGGAAGAATGGCAGATGCTATTATTGAAGCTAACCAGGGCGAAAGCTTTGATGAAGGCGTAGCAGCTGTTGAAGAAGAAACAGCTCCAACTTCTATTGAAGAAGTAGTTGCTGCAGAAGAAGCATAAAAGATTAATTTGAATTGTGAATTGGATTCGTGCAGTTTTTTCTGCACGAATCTGTCAGATTTGAGGAGGAAATACAGATGGCTGTAACAGCACAGATGGTAAAAGAACTGCGTGAAATGACAGGCGCAGGAATGATGGATTGCAAGAAGGTTTTAGTAGAAGCTGATGGAGATATGGATAAGGCAGTAGACCTTTTAAGAGAAAAGGGACTTGCTAAAGCTGCTAAAAAGGCTGGCAGAGTTGCTGCAGAAGGTCTTGTAAAGTTTGCTTTTTCAGGAGATGCAAAAAAAGCTGCTATTATTGAAGTAAATTCAGAAACAGATTTTGTTGCGAAGAATGATGAGTTTGTTGAATTCGTATCAAAATTAGCTGATATGGCATTAGAAACTGCGGATGATTCACTGGAAAACTTTATGGCTCTTTCCTATGACAATGAAGGCACTGTTCAGGATGCCCTTAACAATAAGATAGCTAAAATCGGTGAAAATATGAACGTTAGAAGATTTCACAAGATGGAAGCTCCAGGATGTGTTTATGTTGGATACAGTCATGGCGGCGGCAAGATTGGTGTAGTAGTAGGTCTTGAGACAGAAGCTTCCGCAGAAGAAGTTGCTGTTGTTGGTAAAGACGTAGCTATGCAGGTTGCATCCATGAATCCTCAGTTTGTTGATGAAACTGCTATCAGTGAAGAACATCTTGAACATGAAAAAAATATTTTAGTTCAGCAGGCTCTTGCAGAAGGAAAACCAGCAGACATCGTAGACAAGATGGTAATGGGAAGACTGAAGAAGGAACTTAAAGAAACTTGTCTTGTGGAACAGAAATTCGTTAAGAACGGAGATCTTTCTGTAAAGCAGTATGTTGATGAAGTTGCAAAACAAATTGGTAAATCAATCAAGGTTGTTTCAATGGTAAGATTTGAAGTTGGCGAAGGCATCGAAAAGAAAGAAGAAGACTTTGCTGCAGAAGTTGCAGCACAACTTGGTAACTAATTAAATCAATTAAACAACGATATGAATATTAAAGGCTGCCGGGAATTTCCCGGCAGCCTTTTTGTGCATTGTATAGTTGTAGATTTTATAATAAAATTAAGAAAAGCAGCCAGCAAAAAATAACTTAAAGAACGTAATATGCTTTATCTTAATAAAAATATTGTTTACAAATATATCCACAGGGTAGATATTAATAGTAAAAACAAGAAAGGTCGTAAAAGAAAATGAAGCTGAGTTTTAATGATATGTTATATGCTTTTTCTTATGCTTTAGATTGTGTAGAACATGAAATGCTGGGCGTTACTACGAACCATGGTAAACGTGTGGCATATTTATGTATTTTAATGGGGAA carries:
- the gmk gene encoding guanylate kinase codes for the protein MDKGRLFVVSGPSGAGKGTICQKLVEDTNIELSVSMTTRNPRSFEKDGINYYFVTKEEFQKTIAEDGLLEYAEVYGNYYGTPKEMVMQKLNEGKDVILEIDIQGAMNVKQAYPKGVFIFILPPSMAELRKRITGRGSETEDAINMRLGETLKEVSYIDKYDYCVVNGELSEAVERVRAIVKAEHSRVSESILHLIKKYEEEI
- the rpoZ gene encoding DNA-directed RNA polymerase subunit omega, with amino-acid sequence MLYPSINEIRKKADSRYTLVILAAKRARDIIDGKPKLTQALTEKPVSIAANEIAEDLITYTRNN
- a CDS encoding LytTR family DNA-binding domain-containing protein encodes the protein MEDRFIVLKFKGEVRKIIPQEIVFVEQNLRKVLFHLNSEVCGTYGKIENYVEHLPREFYQCNKSYVINLDKVVKMGNQVIYFSDGKDIRIGRQSFHGAKKAFLKFASQSES
- the rpsB gene encoding 30S ribosomal protein S2, giving the protein MAVISMKQLLEAGVHFGHQTRRWNPKMAPYIFTERNGIYIIDLQKTVRKIDEAYEFMKEVGASGKPVLFVGTKKQAQAAIADEAKRCGMYFVNERWLGGMLTNHKTIAGRIKRLYEIQEMETNGTFEKLSKKEVGKLKLELEKLEKFLGGIKEMKGMPGALFIVDPKKERIAVKEARILGIPIIGIVDTNCDPDDVDYIIPANDDAIRAVKLIAGRMADAIIEANQGESFDEGVAAVEEETAPTSIEEVVAAEEA
- the tsf gene encoding translation elongation factor Ts, which codes for MAVTAQMVKELREMTGAGMMDCKKVLVEADGDMDKAVDLLREKGLAKAAKKAGRVAAEGLVKFAFSGDAKKAAIIEVNSETDFVAKNDEFVEFVSKLADMALETADDSLENFMALSYDNEGTVQDALNNKIAKIGENMNVRRFHKMEAPGCVYVGYSHGGGKIGVVVGLETEASAEEVAVVGKDVAMQVASMNPQFVDETAISEEHLEHEKNILVQQALAEGKPADIVDKMVMGRLKKELKETCLVEQKFVKNGDLSVKQYVDEVAKQIGKSIKVVSMVRFEVGEGIEKKEEDFAAEVAAQLGN